Within the bacterium genome, the region CGACGAAAAACGGCTCGTTGATTGTCACGTTCTTTATCCCGGTGATGCTCCGCCCGGGGTCGAGGGCGATGATACGATCCACCAGCAGGAAGGGATACCGGTGGGGCATCACCTTCTGTATCTTCTCAATGTCCCACATGCCGGCCTCCTTACGCATCACGGCCGCCTCCAAACCGCCGTGCGATCTCCCGGGCTAGGGCCACGTGCAGCCCGTGTCCGGCGCGTACCGCCACGATGTGCGCGCGAACGGGACGGCCGAGCAGCCCCAGATCGCCTATGGCATCGAGGATCTTGTGCCGCGCCATCTCGTTGGGGAACCGTGGCTCGTTGAGGAACCCGTCCGGACCTATGGCCAGGACCGTCTCCAGCGATACCCCGCGTGCCATCCCCTGGGCCCGCAGCGCTTCGATCTCCGCCGCCATGCCCCATGTGCGGGCCGGGGCGATAGAGGCGGCGTAGTCGTCCAGGTCCTCCCGGAACTCGGCCATCTGCGGCGCCATCGAGGCCGCGTTCGCGGTGACCACATAGGTCACCCGGAACCGTTCGCAGGGCATGGCCGCGATCATGCTGCCGCCCTCGCTCACCCAGACCGGCTCGTCCGGCACCATTGGCGCCCTCGGCGCGTCCTGATTCACAGTCCCCGCTGCCTGCAGGGCCTCAACGAAGATCAGCGCGCTGCCGTCTCCGCACGGTAGCTCCTCTCCCTCCACTTCGACCAGCAGGTTATCGATCCCCAACCCGCACGCGGCAGATATGAGGTGCTCCACCGTTGCCACGCGTACGGAGCCGCCGAGCACGATGCTCCGCGCCGTTGCCACTACTTCCTCAAGGCGTGCGGGAATAGGCGTTGCGCCGGCCACATCGGTCCGGAGGAACGCGATGCCAGCACCGGCAGGCGCCGGCAGCAGGCGCGCAACGGCCGGCGCGCCACTATGGAGGCCGGCCCCCCGGATCGTGACCGGACGGGCAATCGTGCGCTGGCAGCCGCCGGTAATCACCGCGGTCTAAGCGCCAGCCGGACCGGATAGAACGACCCCGCGACCGGCATGGTCACCAGCACGATATCCCTGGTACCGCCCGGTGCCACCGTGAACACCGTGACGGCGCGTTGCTCTCCCGCGCGCATCAGGCCGACGTCCGCGGGCGTGCCGTCTATCAGGAACAGGCCGCGGGCCAGGCCGCCGGCTGCGGTGGCGGTCAGCGTCGTGGCCACCTCGCTACCCGTGGGATTGGTCAATCGCAGACGTAGGCGGTAGAGGACGCCGTAGTCGCCCACCAGCGGTTCGCCTGTCCGCACATCCACCAGATTCGACATCACGCCCAGATCGGCGAGGTGCGCGGGTTCGTGGGCCGGTTGCTCCCGAACGATCTCAACCACGGAACCGGGAAAGGTGCCCCGAGGGTGCGGGAACGCCCAGGGCCCGAGATCGGTGGTCACGGTCCGGTCGAGCAGCCAGGGCAACCGGACGTGGACCGTCAGGTCCACCGGACCGCCTTCGGTCACCTGGAACTGCATGATGCCTGACACGAGGGCCATCGGGGCAAGCGTGTACGCGGTAAAAGCCGCCTTTCCCCTCGGGGGCACCTCCACGAAGTAACCCCGGCCTGCAAGCACCGCGCTCAGGAATCGCGCGGTGGAGGCAAACCCGACGTGGATCGGATCGGGCGAGGGTCCGGCAATGCCGCTGAGGTAGTGGACGCGGGCCGCGGCCGCGCCTGGGTTTGTCAGCGTGACCTTGAGAACCCGCACCTGTGACGGCGTGCCGTTCATGTGGTGATAGAGCAGCCGCGCGGGCCTGTCGCGGACCAAGGATTCATGGAAAAGCAGGCCGTTACCGGTGATCACTTCCGGCCGGTTGCTGACCAGCAGCGCCGCTGGGTCCGCCAGCACAAGGGGCTGATTGGTGACCGTCACCGCAACAGTCCCGCGTACGGGTCCCGCGTAGGGACTCCGGATCTCTACCGCCACCTCCGTGGTCGTCGAGGTCTCCGGCGCCAGAGCACCCTCGATCGCGATCGGCCCCAGTTCCATGATTGCCCCGGGTTCACGCCGGACCGTCTCCTCGAGACGGCGCTGGACCGCCTCCCGGATGAGGTCCTGGGGAGCCGGGGCTCCGGTGACGGCCACCTCCACGACACGAGGAATCACGCCGGCAGGCGGGCGTACCGAGATGCCCAACTGGGCGCGGTAGGCTCCCACCCTCAAGGGCACGACCGTACTGCCTGGGAGCCGGGCCGTGACGCGCAGAGTGCCGGACGCCACTACCACGTCTGCGACCCGGCGGTCGAAACTGCCCAATCTGATCTCCCCAGGGACGGCAGCGGAGACCGAAACGATGGCCGTTCCCCCGGGAGAGAGGATCACGATCGGGGGCACGATCGCGATCGCCGGGCGTCCGCGAACCCTCAACTCAGTACCGGCGGGCCGGGGCGTTGCAGGACGGGGCGTTGCGGGCTGGGGAAACCCGAGCAGTAGCAGCCCCATTAGAAGGGCTGCGCAGGCCGGTCGCAGATGCATCATCCCGGGCGCTTGCGGACGCCCTGCCGGCGCGACCGCCCGGCAAGCTGCGCCTCGATGGCGGCGACCCGTTCTGCCAGATCGGGAAGCCGCCGGACCGAGGCCATTGCCCTCATCTCCTCGCGGTGATCGCGCGCGGGAAAGCCGGAGACCGTCGCGCCGTCTGGGACATCCCTGGTAACCGCGGCGCGAGCCAGCACCTGCGCGCCGGCACCTATCCGCCTGTGATCAGCCACGCCTGCCTGGCCTGCCAGGACGACGCCGCTCCCGATGGTCACGCTCCCGGAGATGCCCACCTGAGAGACAACCAGCACTCCCTCGCCTATCAACACGTTGTGGGCCACCTGTACCAGGTTGTCTATCTTAGTTCCCCGACCGATGCGCGTCTCCCCGAGCGTGGCCCGATCCACCGCGGCGTTAGCGCCGATCTCGACATCGTCCTCGATCACCACGCGGCCGAGGTGCGGCACCTTGAGGTGCACTCCCTCTTCCGTGGCATACCCGAACCCATCGCTGCCGATCACCGTGCCGCTGTGGATTGTGACGCGATCACCGAGCACGCAGTCGGCGTAGATCGTCACGTGGGGGTGCAGCAGGCAATCGGCACCGATCCGAACCCGGGAGCCGATGTTGGTGCCCGCATGAACCGTGGTCCGCGGGCCGATCGCGGCCCCGGAGGCCACCACCACGAACGGACCCAGCAGGACGTCCGGACCGATGCCGGCGTCGGGAGCGACAACAGCGGTGGGATGGATCTCCCCCGGTCCCCTCCCCTCCGGCGCGAACGCGGAGAGGACGCGGGCGAATGCCGCGCGCAGGTTGCCTGAGCGCAGGAAAGGCTTGGCAGAGGGGGCCGCGGTGCCCGCCACCAACAGGGCGGCGGCAGGTGAGGCCTCGGCGGCTGCGAGATCCCGCGGATCCGAAACCATCACCAGCGCCCCCGCATGAGCATGCGCCGGGTCGGTGACCGCGCTTATCTCCACCTCACCGGACCCGACCAGCTCTGCCCGCGCTAGATGCGCCAGTTGCGCGAGCTTCATGGAAGACTCCCGGCGTCGCCTGGGGACGCTACTTCAACCTGTCGATCACTTCCTGCGTAATGTCCACCGTGGTCCCGGGCCTGCTGTAGACCACCGGACCCTTGAGAATCACGCCGCGCAACCGCTTCTCCCGAACCACCTGGAGGATGGCCTCGCGGACCTCGCGATTCAGGGAAGCCTCCAGTTCGGCCCGCAACCCTTGGAGCTCACGGAAGTACTGCTGCCTTCGCGCCTCCAGGTCCTCCTTGGGGAGCCGGTTCACGAGCATCTGCAAATCCGAGGTCATGGCGGACTCGCGGTCGTCAATCTCCTTCTGGTAGCGGAGCGCTTTGGCGCTCTCGGCCAGGATCCGCGGGCTGTCCACCAGCCCGATCCTCCCGGCTGTGCATCCCGTCGCGGCCGCCGCAACAACTGCCAGAGCCAGGGCAAGCACCGCCGTACGCCGATACCTCATGCTATCTCTCCACCACGTCATTGCCCGCGTCTCCTCATGGTTAGGGACGCCGGATCCTGGCGATGACCGCCTGCGTCAGGTCCACCGCGGTCGTGCTCGCCAGCACCCGGGTCAACACGGCGTCAATCTTCTGCTCCTGCGCCAGTGCGGCGACCTCGATCTTGATCTCCGCCAGGAGGCTGTCCTCCAGTCTGAAGCGCTGGCCGGCAAGCGTCTCCAGCTCCTGCCTCAGGCGGCCGGCCTGGGCCTCCACCCTGCGCGCGTACGCTTCCTGGGTCACCTTCATCTGCTGACCGGCCGAGCCGACAAGGATCTTTCGACGCTCCTCCATCGCCCGGTTCAGCGACTCTTCTCGAACGCGCATCGCGGCCTGCATCTCGGCGCCTGCCTCCTCCTGTTTCGCCTGGATGCGGGCGTTGGCATCATTCTCCAGTGAGACGATCAGGGCCTTGATCTGGGCCTCGGCCTCGGCGGTCTTGGCCTTCTGAAACTCCTCCAGCGCCTTTTCCAGCGCCTGTGCCCTTGCCCGGACCTTCGCGTCGCGCTCCTGGGTGATTCGCTCGGCCTCCTGGTTCAGGCGGCGGGCCTCTTCTTCGCTGGTCACCCCGACCACGTCGCCCTTCAGACGAAGGTTCAGCAACGGAACCCGATATTCGGCCATCGTCGCCAGTTCGAACCGGTCCAGCTCCCGCTGCATCTCGTCACGCTTCGCCTCGATGACCCGTTGGAGCTCGGCGTTGAGCTGCTTGTGCCGATCGGCCAGCCTGCCTTCCTGCTCGGCCTTGAGATCGGCGGCAAACGCCTCTATTCGCTGTTTGATCTGCCCATCGATCGTGGAAAGTTCCACGCGGTACGCCGCCTGCAACCGCTCCACCTCGGCCTGCAGTTCGGGACCGAGGTCCACAACCGG harbors:
- a CDS encoding OmpH family outer membrane protein produces the protein MRYRRTAVLALALAVVAAAATGCTAGRIGLVDSPRILAESAKALRYQKEIDDRESAMTSDLQMLVNRLPKEDLEARRQQYFRELQGLRAELEASLNREVREAILQVVREKRLRGVILKGPVVYSRPGTTVDITQEVIDRLK
- the lpxD gene encoding UDP-3-O-(3-hydroxymyristoyl)glucosamine N-acyltransferase, which encodes MKLAQLAHLARAELVGSGEVEISAVTDPAHAHAGALVMVSDPRDLAAAEASPAAALLVAGTAAPSAKPFLRSGNLRAAFARVLSAFAPEGRGPGEIHPTAVVAPDAGIGPDVLLGPFVVVASGAAIGPRTTVHAGTNIGSRVRIGADCLLHPHVTIYADCVLGDRVTIHSGTVIGSDGFGYATEEGVHLKVPHLGRVVIEDDVEIGANAAVDRATLGETRIGRGTKIDNLVQVAHNVLIGEGVLVVSQVGISGSVTIGSGVVLAGQAGVADHRRIGAGAQVLARAAVTRDVPDGATVSGFPARDHREEMRAMASVRRLPDLAERVAAIEAQLAGRSRRQGVRKRPG
- the lpxC gene encoding UDP-3-O-acyl-N-acetylglucosamine deacetylase, translated to MITGGCQRTIARPVTIRGAGLHSGAPAVARLLPAPAGAGIAFLRTDVAGATPIPARLEEVVATARSIVLGGSVRVATVEHLISAACGLGIDNLLVEVEGEELPCGDGSALIFVEALQAAGTVNQDAPRAPMVPDEPVWVSEGGSMIAAMPCERFRVTYVVTANAASMAPQMAEFREDLDDYAASIAPARTWGMAAEIEALRAQGMARGVSLETVLAIGPDGFLNEPRFPNEMARHKILDAIGDLGLLGRPVRAHIVAVRAGHGLHVALAREIARRFGGGRDA